The proteins below come from a single Burkholderia humptydooensis genomic window:
- a CDS encoding ATP-binding protein: MNQTNEAGAAAAAASDDRALPAVYPFSALIGQAALQQALLLVAVDPGLGGVLVSGPRGTAKSTAARALAELLPEGRFVTLPLSATDEQVTGSLDLASALADNAVRFSPGLIARAHLGVLYVDEINLLPDALVDALLDAAASGVNTVERDGVSHSHAARFALVGTMNPEEGELRPQLLDRFGLMVELANCYDAATRQRIVKARLAFDLDPHGFRAQYRDAQAALAAKIRAARAALPALAFDDAAHARVAELCIDAAVDGLRGDLVMLRAARALAALDGAASVDVAHVGRVAADVLRHRRTRPESRSESWPESKPEAATDAAERETATDPAHRDAPPRDAGGARLADAAGSARDRGAAPSDADRQAAGERRAAADDSDWGYLPPEPVGIASVKGVIPLPLKKR; the protein is encoded by the coding sequence GTGAACCAAACGAACGAAGCCGGCGCGGCTGCGGCCGCCGCCTCCGACGACCGCGCACTGCCGGCCGTCTATCCGTTTTCCGCGCTGATCGGCCAGGCTGCGCTGCAGCAGGCGCTGCTGCTCGTCGCCGTCGATCCGGGGCTGGGCGGCGTGCTCGTCAGCGGCCCGCGCGGCACCGCGAAGTCGACCGCCGCGCGCGCGCTCGCCGAGCTGCTGCCCGAAGGGCGCTTCGTCACGCTGCCGCTGTCGGCGACCGATGAGCAGGTCACGGGCTCGCTCGACCTCGCGAGCGCGCTTGCCGACAACGCGGTGCGCTTCTCGCCCGGCCTCATCGCGCGCGCGCATCTCGGCGTGCTGTACGTCGACGAGATCAATCTGCTGCCGGACGCGCTCGTCGACGCGCTGCTCGACGCGGCCGCGAGCGGCGTCAACACGGTCGAGCGCGACGGCGTCTCGCACAGCCACGCGGCGCGCTTCGCGCTCGTCGGCACGATGAACCCGGAAGAGGGCGAGCTGCGGCCGCAACTGCTCGATCGCTTCGGGCTGATGGTCGAGCTCGCGAACTGCTACGACGCGGCGACGCGGCAGCGGATCGTCAAGGCGCGGCTCGCGTTCGATCTCGATCCGCACGGCTTTCGCGCGCAGTACCGCGACGCGCAGGCAGCGCTCGCCGCGAAAATCCGTGCGGCGCGTGCAGCGCTGCCAGCGCTTGCGTTCGACGACGCCGCGCACGCGCGCGTCGCCGAGCTGTGCATCGACGCGGCCGTCGACGGCTTGCGCGGCGACCTCGTGATGCTGCGCGCCGCGCGGGCGCTCGCGGCGCTCGACGGGGCGGCGAGCGTCGATGTGGCGCACGTCGGGCGCGTCGCCGCCGACGTGCTGCGCCATCGGCGCACGCGGCCCGAGTCTCGGTCTGAATCGTGGCCCGAATCGAAGCCCGAAGCGGCGACGGATGCCGCCGAGCGCGAAACCGCGACCGATCCGGCGCATCGCGATGCGCCGCCGCGCGATGCAGGCGGCGCGCGGCTGGCCGACGCGGCCGGATCGGCGCGTGATCGGGGGGCTGCGCCGTCCGATGCGGACCGACAAGCGGCGGGCGAGCGCCGCGCAGCCGCCGACGACAGCGACTGGGGCTATCTGCCGCCCGAGCCGGTGGGCATCGCGTCCGTCAAAGGCGTGATCCCGCTGCCGCTAAAAAAACGCTGA
- a CDS encoding precorrin-2 C(20)-methyltransferase encodes MTRRTGRLYGLGVGPGDPELLTIKALRMLQAAPVVAYFVAKGKKGNAFSIVEAHLGDAQTHLPLVYPVTTEALPPPLCYETVIADFYDTAAALVAAHLDAGRDVAVICEGDPFFYGSYMYLHDRLAPRYDAQVVPGVCSMLGGAAVLGVPLVYRNQSLSVLSGVLPEDELRERLASADAAVVMKLGRNFDKVRRVLDELGLARRALYVERATMAAQRIVPLADVDPMASPYFSLLVVPGEKWQG; translated from the coding sequence ATGACGCGCAGGACTGGGCGCCTCTACGGGCTCGGCGTCGGGCCGGGCGACCCCGAGCTGCTGACGATCAAGGCGCTGCGGATGCTGCAGGCCGCGCCCGTCGTCGCGTACTTCGTCGCGAAGGGCAAGAAAGGCAACGCGTTCAGCATCGTCGAGGCGCACCTGGGCGACGCGCAGACGCACCTGCCGCTCGTCTACCCGGTGACGACCGAGGCACTGCCGCCGCCCCTGTGCTACGAAACCGTGATCGCCGATTTCTACGACACGGCGGCCGCGCTCGTCGCCGCGCACCTCGACGCGGGCCGCGACGTCGCGGTGATCTGCGAAGGCGATCCGTTCTTCTACGGCTCGTACATGTACCTGCACGACCGGCTCGCGCCGCGCTACGACGCCCAGGTCGTGCCGGGCGTGTGCTCGATGCTGGGCGGCGCGGCGGTGCTCGGCGTGCCGCTCGTCTACCGGAACCAGAGCCTCTCGGTGCTCTCCGGCGTGCTGCCCGAGGACGAGTTGCGCGAGCGTCTCGCGAGCGCCGATGCGGCCGTCGTGATGAAGCTCGGGCGCAACTTCGACAAGGTGCGCCGCGTGCTCGACGAGCTCGGGCTCGCGCGGCGCGCGCTGTACGTCGAGCGCGCGACGATGGCCGCGCAGCGGATCGTGCCGCTCGCGGACGTCGATCCAATGGCGTCGCCGTATTTTTCGCTGCTCGTCGTGCCGGGGGAAAAATGGCAAGGATGA
- a CDS encoding precorrin-8X methylmutase, which translates to MLDYLRDGGAIYRESFATIRAEADLTGVPPDLEKLAVRVIHACGMVDVVRDLRFSDGAGEAGRAALAAGAPILCDARMVAEGVTRARLPANNPVICTLGDPDVPRLAREIGNTRSAAALELWRAHLAGSVVAIGNAPTALFHLLDMIDAGAPRPALILGFPVGFVGAAESKALLAADSRGVPFVAVAGRRGGSAMVAAAVNALASEAE; encoded by the coding sequence ATGCTTGACTACCTTCGCGACGGCGGCGCGATCTATCGCGAATCGTTCGCGACGATCCGCGCGGAAGCCGATCTGACGGGCGTGCCGCCCGACCTCGAAAAACTCGCGGTGCGCGTGATCCACGCGTGCGGCATGGTCGACGTCGTCCGCGACCTGCGGTTTTCCGACGGCGCGGGCGAAGCGGGCCGCGCGGCGCTCGCGGCCGGCGCGCCGATCCTCTGCGACGCGCGGATGGTCGCCGAAGGAGTCACGCGCGCGCGGCTGCCCGCGAACAACCCGGTAATCTGCACGCTCGGCGATCCGGACGTGCCGCGGCTCGCGCGCGAGATCGGCAACACGCGCTCGGCGGCCGCGCTCGAACTGTGGCGCGCGCATCTCGCGGGCAGCGTCGTCGCGATCGGCAACGCGCCGACCGCGCTCTTCCATCTGCTCGACATGATCGACGCGGGCGCGCCCCGCCCCGCCCTCATCCTCGGCTTTCCGGTCGGCTTCGTCGGCGCGGCCGAATCGAAGGCGCTCCTCGCGGCCGACAGCCGCGGCGTGCCGTTCGTCGCGGTCGCGGGCCGCCGCGGCGGCAGCGCGATGGTCGCCGCCGCCGTCAACGCGCTCGCTTCGGAGGCCGAATGA
- a CDS encoding alpha/beta hydrolase, whose protein sequence is MLDDPPTIEIETGPHPAFAVILMHGLGADANDFVPLVPELRIANGPAVRFVFPNAPEIAVTANNGYVMRAWYDILSFEGVNRQVDEAGIDASCATVRRLIAEQNRRGIPTSRIFVAGFSQGGAMTYSAGLTHPDALAGLIVLSGYVPSPRFIDERLADANRTTPIFAAHGTDDDILPIRLGEVARDFAREKGASVDWHAYPMPHSVCIEELDALRQWLHARIAALQTA, encoded by the coding sequence ATGCTCGACGACCCGCCGACGATCGAAATCGAAACCGGCCCCCATCCCGCGTTCGCGGTGATCCTGATGCACGGCCTCGGCGCCGACGCGAACGACTTCGTGCCGCTCGTCCCCGAGCTGCGGATCGCGAACGGCCCGGCCGTGCGCTTCGTGTTCCCGAACGCGCCCGAGATCGCAGTCACCGCGAACAACGGCTATGTGATGCGCGCGTGGTACGACATCCTGTCGTTCGAAGGCGTGAACCGGCAAGTCGACGAAGCGGGGATCGACGCGTCGTGCGCGACCGTGCGGCGCCTGATCGCAGAGCAGAACCGGCGCGGCATCCCGACGTCGCGGATCTTCGTCGCGGGCTTCTCGCAGGGCGGCGCGATGACGTACTCGGCGGGCCTCACGCATCCGGATGCGCTCGCGGGCCTGATCGTGCTGTCGGGCTACGTGCCGTCGCCGCGCTTCATCGACGAGCGGCTCGCCGACGCGAATCGCACGACGCCGATCTTCGCCGCGCACGGCACCGACGACGACATCCTGCCGATCCGTCTCGGCGAGGTCGCCCGCGATTTCGCGCGCGAGAAGGGCGCAAGCGTCGACTGGCACGCGTACCCGATGCCGCATTCGGTGTGCATCGAGGAACTCGACGCGCTGCGCCAGTGGCTGCACGCGCGGATCGCGGCGCTTCAGACGGCATGA
- the cobG gene encoding precorrin-3B synthase, which produces MNPCTAVFSSDAARAASACPGLVRIVAARDGGLCRIKLPGGALAAAQARAVAAVARAFGSGVIEATNRANLQLRGVRAGSEACVSRALIDAGLGPLTDGLPAAPPDTCVAARDDVRNVMLSPTAGRDPDALVDSAALAARLLAMLQTEPRCAALSPKFSVLLDGGERLAALDHPHDIWLSALRDARGDMLLAVGLAGCPPVDGERVAPGATFTGALAAIAPAHAVECVRALVTSFVELAPPGATRMRDLLATCAPDAFLSHAESKLSESKPPFALRRRADLAGWRRARVDTALRFGIQPERDPARCVVGAQPPLGRLDANALAALAALADTHGDGTLRITPWQGVMLPAVARAAAPDALARLAALGFVCDAAAPLAHVVACAGSAGCARAPADTKADALALAARLAAPVDVHVTGCARSCALPHAAAHTLVASAAGRYDLYRRDGATGFGRAIARQLTIDQAAAALALGARPTQDDLDA; this is translated from the coding sequence TTGAATCCTTGCACCGCTGTTTTTTCATCCGACGCCGCGCGCGCCGCGAGCGCGTGTCCGGGACTCGTGCGCATCGTCGCCGCGCGCGACGGCGGCCTGTGCCGGATCAAGCTGCCGGGCGGCGCGCTTGCCGCCGCGCAGGCGCGCGCGGTGGCGGCCGTCGCGCGCGCGTTCGGCTCGGGCGTGATCGAGGCGACCAATCGCGCGAACCTGCAATTGCGCGGCGTGCGGGCCGGCAGCGAGGCTTGCGTGAGCCGCGCGCTGATCGACGCGGGGCTCGGGCCGCTGACGGACGGCCTGCCCGCGGCGCCGCCCGACACATGCGTCGCCGCGCGCGACGACGTGCGCAACGTGATGCTGAGCCCGACGGCCGGGCGCGACCCCGATGCGCTCGTCGACAGCGCCGCGCTCGCCGCCCGCCTCCTCGCGATGCTGCAGACCGAGCCGCGCTGCGCCGCGCTGTCGCCGAAATTCTCGGTGCTGCTCGACGGCGGCGAACGGCTCGCCGCGCTCGACCACCCGCACGACATCTGGCTGTCCGCGCTGCGCGACGCGCGCGGGGACATGCTGCTCGCGGTCGGGCTCGCCGGCTGCCCGCCCGTCGACGGCGAGCGCGTCGCACCGGGCGCAACGTTTACCGGCGCGCTCGCGGCCATCGCGCCGGCGCACGCGGTCGAGTGCGTGCGCGCGCTCGTGACGAGCTTCGTCGAGCTCGCGCCGCCGGGCGCGACGCGCATGCGCGACCTGCTCGCGACGTGCGCGCCCGACGCGTTCCTTTCGCATGCCGAATCGAAGCTGTCCGAATCGAAGCCGCCGTTCGCGCTGCGGCGCCGCGCGGATCTCGCCGGCTGGCGGCGCGCGCGCGTCGACACGGCGCTGCGTTTCGGCATCCAGCCCGAACGGGACCCGGCGCGCTGCGTCGTCGGCGCGCAGCCGCCGCTCGGCCGGCTCGACGCGAACGCGCTCGCGGCGCTCGCGGCGCTTGCCGACACGCACGGCGACGGCACGCTGCGCATCACGCCGTGGCAAGGCGTGATGCTGCCCGCCGTCGCGCGCGCGGCCGCGCCCGACGCGCTCGCGCGCCTCGCCGCGCTCGGCTTCGTGTGCGACGCGGCCGCTCCGCTCGCGCACGTCGTCGCGTGCGCGGGCTCGGCAGGCTGCGCGCGCGCGCCCGCCGACACGAAAGCCGACGCGCTCGCGCTCGCCGCGCGCCTCGCCGCCCCCGTCGACGTGCACGTCACGGGCTGCGCGCGCTCGTGCGCGTTGCCGCATGCGGCCGCGCACACGCTCGTCGCGAGCGCGGCGGGCCGCTACGACCTCTATCGGCGCGACGGCGCGACGGGCTTCGGCCGCGCCATCGCGCGCCAATTGACGATCGACCAGGCCGCCGCCGCGCTCGCGCTCGGCGCACGGCCCACTCAGGATGACCTCGATGCTTGA
- a CDS encoding bifunctional cobalt-precorrin-7 (C(5))-methyltransferase/cobalt-precorrin-6B (C(15))-methyltransferase: MSAWLTVVGIGDDGYAGLGRPARRALADAAVVMGGERHLAMLPARHGAERAPWPKPFDLAPLFARAPARVCVLASGDPMLFGVGATLARTLAPHEWRVLPAPSSLSLAAARTGWALQDVDTVSLVGRPLASLHRHLYPGRRLFVLSADGATPAAMAGALAARGFGPSAMTVFEHLGGPLERRIDARADAWGDARAAALNVVAIECRACGAAPRLALTPGLPDDAYRHDGQLTKRDLRALALARLAPAPGELLWDVGAGSGSIGIEWMRAHPSCRTIAIEAHPDRQRFIEHNRDALGVPALELVAGRAPDALAGLAAPDAVFVGGGVSRDGVLDACWGGLKPGGRFVAHAVTLQGEAALVAWRERHGGTLARVSVAHAQPLGGFDAWRQALPVTLYDARKPRGAQPEHG; the protein is encoded by the coding sequence ATGAGCGCGTGGCTGACGGTGGTGGGCATCGGCGACGACGGATACGCGGGGCTCGGCAGGCCGGCGCGGCGCGCGCTCGCCGACGCGGCGGTGGTGATGGGCGGCGAGCGGCATCTCGCGATGCTGCCGGCGCGGCACGGCGCCGAGCGCGCGCCGTGGCCGAAGCCGTTCGATCTCGCGCCGCTCTTCGCGCGGGCTCCGGCGCGCGTGTGCGTGCTTGCGAGCGGCGATCCGATGCTGTTCGGCGTCGGCGCGACGCTCGCGCGCACGCTCGCGCCGCACGAGTGGCGCGTGCTGCCCGCGCCGTCGTCGCTGTCGCTCGCGGCCGCGCGCACCGGCTGGGCGCTGCAGGATGTCGACACGGTGTCGCTCGTCGGCCGGCCGCTCGCGTCTTTGCATCGGCATCTGTATCCGGGCCGGCGGCTGTTCGTGCTGAGCGCGGACGGCGCGACGCCCGCCGCGATGGCCGGCGCGCTCGCCGCGCGCGGCTTCGGGCCGAGCGCGATGACAGTGTTCGAGCATCTCGGCGGCCCGCTCGAACGGCGCATCGACGCGCGCGCCGACGCGTGGGGTGATGCGCGGGCGGCCGCGCTCAACGTCGTCGCGATCGAATGCCGCGCGTGCGGCGCCGCGCCGCGCCTGGCGCTCACGCCCGGCTTGCCGGACGACGCGTACCGCCACGACGGCCAACTGACGAAGCGCGATCTGCGCGCGCTCGCGCTCGCGCGGCTCGCGCCCGCGCCGGGCGAATTGCTGTGGGACGTCGGCGCGGGCTCCGGGTCGATCGGCATCGAATGGATGCGCGCGCATCCGAGCTGCCGGACGATCGCGATCGAAGCGCATCCGGACCGGCAGCGCTTCATCGAGCACAACCGCGACGCGCTCGGCGTGCCGGCGCTCGAACTCGTCGCCGGCCGCGCGCCCGACGCGCTCGCGGGCCTTGCCGCCCCAGACGCGGTGTTCGTCGGCGGCGGCGTGAGCCGCGACGGCGTGCTCGACGCGTGCTGGGGGGGCCTGAAGCCGGGCGGCCGCTTCGTCGCGCATGCGGTGACGCTGCAGGGCGAGGCGGCGCTCGTCGCATGGCGCGAGCGGCACGGCGGCACGCTCGCGCGCGTGTCGGTCGCGCACGCGCAGCCGCTCGGCGGCTTCGACGCCTGGCGGCAGGCGCTGCCCGTCACGCTGTACGACGCGCGCAAGCCGCGCGGCGCGCAGCCGGAGCACGGATGA
- the cobJ gene encoding precorrin-3B C(17)-methyltransferase gives MTIAPAIVILGPGALATARRLQARFDGAQVHALAGRADADVAFSELGAHLRELYARGAPIVALFAAGIAIRCVAPCLADKGAEPPVLAVAEDGSAVVPLLGGLAGANVLAREIADALGVAAAITTSGELRFGACMLNPPEGYALADLDAGKRFVSDLLAGESTRIEGDARWLDDVALPRDAHAPHAIRVTPHASRGDARELLIHPRSVVVALGDGDGDGDANGIGDVASNASDHDALASTPANAAANANAASPGLPPLAARIVATLAAHDLATLALAAVVAPARRIADRALTDAARALRVPLRFIETNAHDASGVLDAALPATLARRADAPRADAEPSPTPRHIAIAIAGAPVDADALGAARGRLTVLGLGPGRADLMTPAARAALADATDIVGYATYVNMAGPFRADQQLHISDNREELQRARHAFELAAQGRRVAVVSSGDPGVFAMAAAVLEALDGAGDARWAAVELDVVPGVSAALATAAEAGAPLGHDFCLISLSDNLKPWAIIEKRIDHAAAADFALAFYNPVSRARPVQFDRALDIVRRHRAPDTVVVLGRDIGRPGATLATTTLAALSAQQVDMRTMVIVGSSTTRRIVRDGARDWVYTPRWYR, from the coding sequence ATGACTATCGCGCCCGCGATCGTGATACTCGGGCCGGGCGCGCTCGCGACCGCGCGCCGGCTCCAGGCGCGATTCGACGGCGCGCAGGTGCACGCGCTCGCGGGGCGCGCCGACGCCGACGTGGCGTTTTCCGAGCTCGGCGCGCACCTGCGCGAGCTGTATGCGCGCGGCGCGCCGATCGTCGCGCTGTTCGCGGCCGGCATCGCGATCCGCTGCGTCGCGCCGTGTCTCGCCGACAAGGGCGCGGAGCCGCCCGTGCTCGCCGTGGCCGAGGACGGCAGCGCGGTCGTGCCGCTGTTGGGCGGCCTCGCGGGCGCGAACGTGCTCGCGCGCGAGATCGCCGACGCGCTCGGCGTCGCCGCCGCGATCACGACGAGCGGCGAGCTGCGCTTCGGCGCGTGCATGCTGAATCCGCCCGAAGGCTACGCGCTCGCCGATCTCGACGCGGGCAAGCGCTTCGTGTCCGATCTGCTCGCGGGCGAAAGCACGCGCATCGAAGGCGACGCACGGTGGCTCGACGACGTCGCGCTGCCGCGCGACGCGCACGCGCCGCACGCGATCCGCGTCACGCCGCATGCGTCGCGCGGCGACGCGCGCGAATTGCTGATTCATCCGCGTAGCGTCGTCGTCGCGCTCGGTGACGGCGATGGCGATGGCGACGCCAACGGCATCGGCGACGTTGCGAGCAACGCTTCGGATCACGATGCACTCGCATCCACCCCTGCAAACGCGGCGGCGAACGCGAACGCCGCATCGCCCGGCTTGCCGCCGCTCGCCGCGCGCATCGTCGCGACGCTCGCCGCGCACGATCTCGCGACGCTCGCGCTCGCGGCCGTCGTCGCGCCGGCGCGACGCATCGCCGATCGCGCGCTGACCGATGCGGCGCGCGCGCTGCGCGTGCCGTTGCGTTTCATCGAGACGAACGCGCACGACGCCTCGGGCGTGCTCGATGCCGCGCTGCCCGCCACGCTCGCGCGCCGCGCCGATGCGCCGCGCGCCGATGCGGAGCCGTCGCCGACGCCGCGCCACATCGCCATCGCCATCGCCGGCGCGCCCGTCGACGCCGATGCGCTCGGCGCAGCGCGCGGCCGCCTGACGGTGCTCGGCCTCGGCCCCGGCCGCGCGGACCTGATGACGCCCGCCGCGCGCGCGGCGCTTGCCGACGCGACCGACATCGTCGGCTACGCGACCTACGTGAACATGGCGGGCCCGTTCCGCGCGGACCAGCAATTGCACATCTCCGACAACCGCGAGGAACTGCAGCGCGCGCGCCACGCGTTCGAGCTCGCCGCGCAGGGCCGGCGCGTCGCGGTCGTATCGTCGGGCGACCCCGGCGTATTCGCGATGGCGGCGGCCGTGCTCGAAGCGCTCGACGGCGCCGGCGACGCGCGCTGGGCAGCCGTCGAGCTCGACGTCGTGCCCGGCGTGTCGGCCGCGCTCGCGACGGCGGCCGAAGCCGGCGCGCCGCTCGGCCACGACTTCTGCCTCATCTCGCTGTCGGACAACCTGAAGCCGTGGGCGATCATCGAAAAGCGCATCGACCACGCGGCGGCCGCCGATTTCGCGCTCGCGTTCTACAACCCGGTGTCGCGCGCGCGGCCCGTGCAGTTCGATCGCGCGCTCGACATCGTGCGCCGGCATCGCGCGCCGGACACGGTCGTCGTGCTCGGCCGCGACATCGGCCGCCCCGGCGCGACGCTCGCGACGACGACGCTCGCCGCGCTGTCCGCGCAGCAGGTCGACATGCGCACGATGGTGATCGTCGGCTCGTCGACGACGCGGCGCATCGTGCGCGACGGCGCGCGCGACTGGGTGTACACGCCGCGCTGGTATCGCTGA
- a CDS encoding T2SS-translocated chitinase produces the protein MNFSMLSRIVPRAIAAGCLFAAAGASQAAGVYAPYVDVTLYPTPLVDQIGVQQGIQQFMLAFVVSGGNQCVPSWGGVQPIGNGATGDLLDKIATSVAAYRAKGGDVAVSFGGAAGQPLMQACASVAALKGAYQTVIDTYSLTHVDFDIEGASQQDSAAVARNFQAVAQLQADYAAKGKPLHVTLTLPAMPTGLVQDGLNVLNAALANSVTLDAVNIMTMDYGPSGIDMGAAAISAAQGLYSQLDTAYKSVGKPQTDAQLKQLVGVTPMIGVNDVAGEVFTLANAQSVQTTAANNGYGVVGIWSITRDKACDGGSQYASPICSGVAQQPYAFSSVFKQLGGHWGSGVTQDPNYGGGSDGGGTPQPGAPWSATQVYTAGATVTYQGTTYQAQWWTQGDIPGQAAVWKPVGGNVPAWSSTAAYPGGACVMYQGAKYCAKWWTQGDVPTAGGPWARA, from the coding sequence ATGAACTTCAGCATGTTGTCCCGCATCGTCCCGCGCGCGATCGCGGCGGGCTGTCTGTTCGCGGCGGCGGGCGCGTCGCAGGCGGCGGGCGTCTACGCGCCCTACGTCGACGTGACGCTCTATCCGACGCCGCTCGTCGACCAGATCGGCGTGCAGCAAGGCATCCAGCAATTCATGCTCGCGTTCGTCGTGTCGGGCGGCAACCAGTGCGTGCCGTCATGGGGCGGCGTGCAGCCGATCGGCAACGGCGCGACGGGCGATCTGCTCGACAAGATCGCGACATCGGTCGCGGCCTATCGCGCGAAAGGCGGCGACGTCGCGGTGTCGTTCGGCGGCGCGGCCGGCCAGCCGCTGATGCAGGCGTGCGCGAGCGTCGCCGCGCTGAAGGGCGCGTACCAGACCGTGATCGACACGTACAGCCTCACGCACGTCGATTTCGACATCGAAGGCGCGTCGCAGCAGGATTCGGCCGCCGTCGCGCGCAACTTCCAGGCGGTCGCGCAACTGCAGGCCGACTACGCGGCGAAAGGCAAGCCGCTGCACGTGACGCTGACGCTGCCGGCGATGCCCACGGGCCTCGTGCAGGACGGCCTGAACGTGCTGAACGCGGCGCTCGCGAACAGCGTGACGCTCGACGCGGTGAACATCATGACGATGGATTACGGCCCGTCCGGCATCGACATGGGCGCGGCCGCGATCAGCGCCGCGCAGGGCCTCTACTCGCAGCTCGACACCGCCTACAAGTCGGTGGGCAAGCCGCAGACCGACGCGCAGCTCAAGCAGCTCGTCGGCGTGACGCCGATGATCGGCGTCAACGATGTGGCGGGCGAGGTCTTCACGCTCGCGAACGCGCAGAGCGTGCAGACGACGGCTGCGAACAACGGCTACGGCGTCGTCGGCATCTGGTCGATCACGCGCGACAAGGCGTGCGACGGCGGCTCGCAATACGCGTCGCCGATCTGCTCGGGCGTCGCGCAGCAGCCGTATGCGTTTTCGTCGGTCTTCAAGCAACTGGGCGGCCACTGGGGCTCGGGCGTCACGCAGGACCCGAACTACGGCGGCGGCTCGGACGGCGGCGGCACGCCGCAGCCGGGCGCGCCGTGGTCGGCGACGCAGGTCTACACGGCGGGCGCGACGGTCACGTACCAGGGCACGACCTACCAGGCGCAATGGTGGACGCAGGGCGACATTCCGGGGCAGGCGGCGGTGTGGAAGCCCGTCGGCGGCAACGTGCCGGCGTGGTCGTCGACGGCCGCGTATCCGGGCGGCGCGTGCGTGATGTATCAGGGCGCGAAGTATTGCGCGAAATGGTGGACGCAGGGCGACGTGCCGACCGCGGGCGGGCCGTGGGCGAGAGCGTGA
- a CDS encoding vWA domain-containing protein, translating into MRRDDARGRPGTRIAWRATLAAKRGEALRADHLRYRPQAGSPGALHCFVLDCSASMLTAERLARAKGLVVALFDSLARERADAALVCFGGGSADVRFGPAVPRWWNERWLAPVGGGGGTPLAQGIGVATRLLARAARRRPRQQRWLWLLSDGRTAESPARPALADRVVIVDFDDAAVRLGRCERLAQAWGATFVAPHALARGSV; encoded by the coding sequence ATGCGCCGCGACGATGCGCGAGGCCGCCCCGGCACGCGCATCGCATGGCGCGCGACGCTCGCGGCGAAGCGTGGCGAGGCGCTGCGCGCCGACCATCTGCGCTATCGGCCGCAGGCCGGCTCGCCGGGCGCGCTGCATTGCTTCGTGCTCGACTGCTCGGCGTCGATGCTGACGGCCGAGCGGCTTGCGCGTGCGAAGGGGCTCGTCGTCGCGCTGTTCGATTCGCTCGCGCGCGAGCGCGCCGACGCGGCGCTCGTCTGCTTCGGCGGCGGCTCGGCCGACGTGCGCTTCGGGCCGGCCGTGCCGCGCTGGTGGAACGAGCGCTGGCTCGCGCCCGTCGGCGGAGGCGGCGGCACGCCGCTCGCGCAGGGCATCGGCGTTGCGACGCGGCTGCTCGCGCGCGCCGCGCGCCGCCGCCCGCGGCAGCAGCGCTGGCTGTGGCTGCTGTCGGACGGGCGAACGGCCGAATCGCCGGCGCGGCCGGCGCTCGCCGACCGGGTCGTCATCGTCGACTTCGACGACGCGGCCGTGAGGCTCGGCCGCTGCGAGCGGCTCGCGCAGGCGTGGGGCGCGACGTTCGTCGCGCCCCACGCGCTCGCGCGCGGGAGCGTGTGA